From [Clostridium] symbiosum, a single genomic window includes:
- a CDS encoding metallophosphoesterase, translating into MKFIHTGDVHWGMSPDSDKSWSRERARDIRDTFSAIIEKTRKVGADFLFIAGDLFHRQPLQKDLKEVNYLFSTIPGVRVIIIAGNHDRIRNSSAVLSFSWCPNVTFIDSEELTSYYFRDINTEVTGFSYHTAEITEAKLNQAYAPHDGRIHILVGHGGDLNHTPIDRAALADSGFSYIALGHIHKPEVLIDRKMAYCGSPEPLDKTETGVHGIYYGEINPSSLQVTKLEFIPMAKLRYIPLIVNVTPATTNTELCLKMSHEIDKRGTDNIYRFRVRGMRDPDITFDLDSLLLRYKISDILDESEPEYDFSALFAEHPSDMIGFYIRALQKPDMSPVEKKALFYGIHALLLTTDERS; encoded by the coding sequence GTGAAATTCATTCATACCGGCGATGTACACTGGGGCATGTCCCCGGACAGTGACAAATCCTGGAGCAGGGAGCGTGCCCGCGATATCAGGGACACCTTTTCTGCGATTATCGAAAAGACGAGAAAAGTGGGGGCCGATTTCCTGTTCATTGCAGGAGATTTGTTTCACCGACAGCCGCTGCAGAAGGATCTGAAGGAGGTCAATTACCTCTTCTCCACCATCCCCGGCGTCCGGGTCATTATTATCGCAGGAAATCATGACAGGATTCGAAACAGCTCCGCCGTACTGAGCTTTTCCTGGTGCCCCAATGTAACATTTATCGACAGTGAGGAACTGACAAGCTATTATTTCCGCGACATTAACACCGAGGTGACCGGTTTCAGCTACCACACCGCCGAGATTACGGAGGCTAAGCTGAATCAGGCCTACGCCCCCCATGACGGAAGGATCCATATCCTGGTCGGACATGGCGGCGATTTAAACCATACTCCGATAGACAGGGCCGCCCTGGCCGATTCCGGTTTTTCCTATATCGCCCTGGGCCATATCCATAAACCGGAAGTCCTGATCGACCGGAAGATGGCCTACTGCGGGTCTCCCGAACCATTAGACAAGACGGAGACGGGAGTCCACGGCATTTATTACGGAGAAATCAATCCTTCCAGTCTCCAGGTTACGAAACTGGAATTCATCCCGATGGCCAAGCTGCGCTACATCCCTCTGATTGTCAATGTAACCCCGGCCACCACCAACACCGAACTCTGTCTTAAAATGTCCCACGAGATCGACAAGCGCGGCACGGACAATATTTACCGTTTCCGCGTGCGCGGCATGAGGGATCCCGACATTACCTTTGATCTGGATTCCCTGCTGCTGCGCTACAAAATATCTGACATTCTGGACGAGTCGGAACCCGAATATGATTTCAGTGCGCTGTTTGCAGAGCATCCCAGCGATATGATAGGTTTTTACATCCGTGCGCTTCAGAAGCCGGATATGAGCCCGGTAGAAAAAAAGGCGCTGTTTTACGGAATCCATGCCCTTCTTCTCACCACCGATGAAAGGAGTTGA
- a CDS encoding helix-turn-helix domain-containing protein gives MHAWEQIQLTIEFIEEHLGEEISIRELADLACLSPFYYQRLFGRLVKKPVAEYIRLRRMAKAMDALLQKDRRILDIAVELGFSSHEHFTRTFKSTFGMTPEEYRSNPGPLNRMTKPELMLKYTLVDEGVPLITDGIVLEIDRRQVKEPVVYTGLEKKMPVRFMYGLGTESGVDPLDTLWRDFHDGKAAAGGMFSEEELGVAYPCDEKDFFLYFAGARASTDMTSSGYKEWELPKGEYIVCAFEAENFEALVMDVLYKAEQYLYNVWLPRHNLTTEPFCAERYASHSPETKKMEVWLKAVKQD, from the coding sequence ATGCATGCATGGGAACAGATACAACTGACAATCGAATTTATTGAAGAACATCTGGGAGAGGAGATCAGTATCAGGGAGCTGGCGGATCTTGCCTGCCTGTCACCGTTTTATTATCAGAGGCTGTTTGGCCGCCTGGTAAAAAAGCCGGTGGCCGAATATATCAGGCTGAGGAGGATGGCAAAGGCCATGGATGCCCTTCTTCAGAAAGACAGACGCATTCTGGATATTGCAGTGGAACTGGGATTTTCCTCACACGAACATTTTACACGGACCTTTAAATCCACCTTTGGCATGACACCCGAGGAGTACAGGAGTAATCCCGGTCCGCTCAACCGGATGACCAAACCGGAGCTGATGCTCAAATATACCCTGGTCGATGAGGGGGTTCCGCTGATTACGGATGGAATTGTCCTGGAAATCGACCGGAGACAGGTGAAAGAGCCGGTGGTCTACACCGGACTGGAGAAAAAAATGCCTGTCCGGTTTATGTACGGCCTGGGAACAGAGTCCGGAGTGGATCCGCTGGACACATTATGGAGAGACTTCCATGACGGGAAAGCGGCAGCGGGCGGAATGTTCAGTGAGGAGGAACTGGGCGTCGCTTACCCATGTGACGAAAAAGATTTTTTCCTCTATTTTGCAGGGGCCAGGGCAAGTACGGATATGACTTCTTCCGGCTATAAAGAGTGGGAACTGCCGAAGGGAGAGTATATTGTCTGCGCCTTTGAGGCAGAAAACTTTGAAGCTCTTGTCATGGATGTTCTGTACAAGGCGGAACAATATCTGTATAATGTGTGGCTCCCACGCCATAATCTAACGACGGAACCGTTCTGTGCGGAACGGTATGCCAGCCACAGCCCGGAGACCAAAAAAATGGAAGTGTGGCTGAAGGCGGTAAAACAGGATTAA
- a CDS encoding MerR family transcriptional regulator, with amino-acid sequence MNDKYTIAEISRFLNISKSALRYYDSIGLCRPSARDTNTGYRYYEYNQLFQLNMIGKLKKLQLSLEQIKAHSSAKNVASLEKLLLERRSIIEAELAELNELNRQNEELINKIELSKHKSSAFEVRQYPERYLYRMNINFSSEDLYACIKLLYSSYIKALHDRPPYDKGEILLEIHQENLENHHFLTYNSIGFFVKPFSGMEAKRLSSIPAGTFIVACHTGGYQTISKTYRKLWNYIEKQGLTVTGNSIETSIINISMTNNPKEFLTEIQIPIEAAPPQQNG; translated from the coding sequence ATGAATGACAAATACACCATAGCCGAGATAAGCCGTTTTTTAAACATTTCTAAATCGGCTCTCCGCTACTATGATTCCATCGGCCTGTGCAGGCCGTCCGCCCGCGATACAAACACGGGTTACCGTTACTATGAATACAACCAGCTTTTCCAGCTCAATATGATCGGTAAGCTGAAAAAACTGCAGCTCAGCCTGGAGCAGATCAAGGCACACAGCAGCGCCAAAAATGTCGCCTCCCTGGAAAAGCTGCTCCTGGAGCGCCGCAGCATCATCGAAGCCGAGCTGGCGGAACTGAATGAGTTGAACCGGCAGAATGAGGAACTGATCAATAAAATCGAGCTGTCAAAACATAAATCGTCCGCATTTGAGGTACGGCAATATCCAGAGCGGTATTTGTACAGGATGAATATTAATTTTTCCAGCGAAGATCTCTATGCCTGTATCAAGCTCCTCTATTCCTCCTACATAAAGGCGCTGCACGACCGGCCGCCCTACGACAAAGGAGAAATCCTGCTTGAAATTCACCAGGAAAATCTGGAAAACCATCATTTTCTAACCTATAACTCCATCGGTTTCTTTGTAAAACCGTTTTCCGGCATGGAGGCAAAACGGCTGTCCTCCATTCCTGCCGGAACGTTTATCGTCGCCTGCCATACCGGAGGCTACCAGACGATCTCCAAAACTTACCGGAAACTATGGAATTACATCGAGAAGCAGGGGCTGACCGTGACCGGCAACTCCATCGAGACCTCTATCATCAATATTTCCATGACAAACAACCCAAAAGAGTTTCTCACGGAGATTCAGATTCCAATCGAAGCCGCCCCGCCGCAGCAAAACGGTTAA
- a CDS encoding DMT family transporter → MKKENVSYFQGVVLVLLSALMFGVTPVIGKLSYENGCNPVMLAFLRSFFTIPFLAMIMKMRNISFAISRKEAVSAAVAGVFGTTLTALTLYLSYTYIPVGTATTLHFLYPAFVMAASIIFFRERMTGYKAVSLLLSLCGVVTFAGKGGAGTGIVLALVSAVSYAFYTVYLDRSVLKQMDSLKVNFYTSLFMSAAMFAAGIVSGQFTLGLTPAGWLCSLAVSILASVIGVTCFQAGVRRIGAVSTGMYSLLEPVSSLAAGALFLGERVPPASILGCCFILASLTIYGRYCTGTVNGGRGRNEKGISVKNAFQRP, encoded by the coding sequence ATGAAGAAGGAAAATGTATCATATTTTCAGGGTGTTGTTCTGGTGCTTCTGTCTGCACTGATGTTCGGGGTTACGCCGGTCATAGGGAAGCTCAGTTATGAAAATGGATGTAACCCGGTCATGCTGGCATTTTTAAGAAGTTTTTTTACCATCCCGTTTCTTGCAATGATTATGAAAATGCGGAATATCTCTTTTGCCATCAGCAGGAAAGAGGCTGTGTCGGCCGCCGTGGCGGGGGTGTTCGGAACCACCCTCACGGCGCTGACGCTCTATCTGTCCTACACTTACATCCCGGTCGGGACGGCAACGACGCTCCACTTTCTCTATCCCGCCTTTGTCATGGCGGCAAGTATCATTTTCTTCCGGGAGCGGATGACGGGATACAAGGCGGTTTCCCTCCTCCTGTCTCTCTGCGGCGTGGTAACGTTTGCCGGAAAAGGAGGAGCGGGCACGGGGATTGTTCTTGCCCTGGTTTCAGCCGTGTCCTATGCATTTTATACGGTATATCTGGACAGGAGCGTCCTGAAACAAATGGACAGCCTGAAAGTGAATTTTTACACTTCTCTGTTCATGTCGGCGGCGATGTTTGCCGCGGGTATCGTGAGCGGGCAGTTCACCCTCGGCCTGACACCAGCCGGATGGCTGTGCAGCCTGGCGGTGTCCATCCTCGCCTCCGTAATCGGAGTGACCTGTTTTCAGGCCGGAGTAAGGCGGATCGGAGCGGTCAGCACCGGGATGTACAGCCTGCTGGAACCGGTCAGCAGCCTGGCGGCAGGGGCCTTGTTTCTGGGAGAGCGGGTGCCCCCGGCCAGTATACTGGGGTGCTGTTTTATCCTGGCATCCCTGACCATCTACGGGCGGTACTGTACCGGGACGGTCAATGGCGGGAGAGGACGGAACGAAAAAGGGATTTCCGTAAAGAATGCGTTTCAAAGGCCGTAG
- a CDS encoding M15 family metallopeptidase yields the protein MNNRDRRGRREEDLNRSGRFNTTWLLAGILAVLLAAAAVIYMNQTSRTADPTNGAGSEHSGNLNGGEPGNGDAGVTGSAPSLPSGSGENGTETEAETEPVTEPVTEPETEETTEAAPVQLESLSGLAPGTILEPEQINFDDLSRYFMSWKIEEGDNLYDRINGRSYRSNNHVPLSSLRYLKMPHYNFKGQIQVGEMIVNKDIQEDVFSIFTELFQAKYQIQSMYLVDNYWTGDAETSDSASIDENNTSAFCYREISGGGNLSNHAYGRAIDLNPQQNPYVSYSSGTPRWSHSNANDYIARDTGLPHVITHEDLAYKLFTKRGFRWGGDWNTPKDYQHFDKNNK from the coding sequence ATGAATAACAGAGACAGACGGGGAAGGCGTGAGGAAGACCTGAATCGATCAGGCCGGTTTAACACAACATGGCTGCTGGCCGGAATTCTTGCCGTTCTTTTGGCTGCGGCCGCTGTAATCTATATGAATCAAACCAGCCGTACGGCTGATCCGACAAATGGAGCGGGAAGTGAGCACAGCGGGAACCTGAACGGTGGAGAACCGGGGAATGGGGATGCGGGAGTGACCGGGTCAGCGCCTTCGCTGCCCTCGGGTTCCGGGGAAAACGGTACGGAAACAGAGGCTGAAACGGAACCAGTAACAGAACCGGTAACGGAACCAGAAACCGAGGAAACGACGGAGGCCGCTCCGGTGCAGCTTGAGAGCTTAAGCGGACTGGCGCCGGGGACAATTCTTGAGCCGGAGCAGATTAATTTCGACGATCTCAGCCGGTATTTCATGAGCTGGAAGATCGAGGAGGGCGACAACCTGTATGACAGGATTAACGGGAGATCCTACCGCTCCAATAATCACGTTCCGCTTAGTTCTCTGCGCTATCTGAAGATGCCCCACTATAATTTCAAGGGTCAGATTCAGGTGGGGGAGATGATTGTCAACAAGGATATCCAGGAGGATGTCTTCAGTATCTTTACGGAGCTGTTTCAGGCGAAGTACCAGATCCAGTCCATGTATCTGGTAGACAATTACTGGACCGGAGATGCCGAGACGTCTGATTCGGCCTCCATTGATGAGAACAATACGTCGGCCTTCTGCTACAGGGAGATTTCCGGAGGAGGCAATTTGTCCAACCACGCCTACGGCCGGGCGATCGACCTGAATCCGCAGCAGAACCCGTATGTTTCCTACTCATCCGGGACGCCGAGATGGTCGCATTCCAATGCAAACGATTATATAGCCAGGGATACGGGGCTGCCCCATGTGATTACCCATGAGGATTTGGCCTACAAGCTGTTTACAAAGCGTGGTTTCCGCTGGGGCGGAGACTGGAATACGCCGAAGGACTACCAGCATTTTGACAAGAATAACAAGTAA
- the asnS gene encoding asparagine--tRNA ligase, whose protein sequence is MNLVTVREIYRSSESYLDKEIQIGGWVRSVRGSKAFGFIVVSDGSYFETLQVVYHDTMENFVEISKLNVGAAIIVKGTLVATPEAKQPFEIQATEILVEGQSASDYPLQKKRHTLEYLRSISHLRPRTNTFQAVFRVRSLAAYAIHQYFQDRDFVYVHTPLITGSDCEGAGEMFQVTTLDLNDIPKTPEGAVDFSQDFFNKPTNLTVSGQLNAETYAMAFRNVYTFGPTFRAENSNTTRHAAEFWMIEPEMAFADLNDNMALAESMLKYVIRYVLEHAPEEMNFFNQFIDKGLLDRLNHVLNSEFGHVTYTEAVKILEEHNDEFDYKVFWGCDLQTEHERYLTEKIYQKPVFVTDYPKEIKAFYMKMNEDNKTVAAMDCLVPGIGEIIGGSQREDDYDKLVARMEELGLKKEDYGFYLDLRKYGSTRHSGFGLGFERCVMYLTGISNIRDIIPFPRTVNNCDL, encoded by the coding sequence ATGAATTTAGTAACCGTAAGAGAAATCTACCGTTCAAGCGAGTCTTATCTGGACAAGGAAATCCAGATCGGAGGCTGGGTCAGAAGTGTCAGGGGATCCAAGGCCTTTGGTTTCATCGTAGTAAGTGACGGAAGCTACTTTGAGACGCTTCAGGTCGTTTATCATGATACAATGGAGAATTTTGTTGAGATCTCCAAACTGAATGTCGGCGCTGCCATCATTGTAAAAGGTACTCTGGTTGCCACACCGGAGGCCAAACAGCCATTTGAAATCCAGGCAACGGAAATCCTTGTGGAAGGCCAGTCTGCATCGGACTATCCGCTTCAGAAGAAACGCCATACGCTTGAATATTTAAGAAGTATCTCCCATCTGCGCCCCAGAACCAATACCTTCCAGGCCGTGTTCCGCGTGCGCTCGCTGGCTGCCTATGCGATCCATCAGTACTTCCAGGACCGCGACTTCGTCTATGTCCACACTCCACTTATCACGGGAAGCGACTGTGAGGGAGCCGGTGAGATGTTCCAGGTAACCACCCTTGATCTGAACGATATCCCGAAGACACCGGAGGGAGCCGTTGATTTCTCCCAGGACTTCTTCAATAAACCGACCAACCTGACTGTAAGCGGTCAGTTGAATGCCGAGACATATGCAATGGCATTCCGCAACGTATACACCTTCGGCCCTACTTTCCGTGCCGAGAACTCCAACACGACCCGCCATGCTGCGGAATTCTGGATGATCGAGCCGGAGATGGCATTTGCCGACCTGAATGACAATATGGCCCTGGCCGAGAGCATGTTAAAATATGTGATCCGCTACGTGCTGGAACATGCGCCGGAGGAGATGAACTTCTTCAACCAGTTCATCGATAAGGGGCTGCTTGACAGACTGAACCATGTGCTGAATTCTGAATTCGGACATGTAACCTATACCGAGGCAGTAAAGATTCTGGAAGAGCACAATGATGAATTTGACTACAAGGTGTTCTGGGGCTGCGATTTACAGACCGAGCACGAGCGTTACCTGACAGAGAAGATTTACCAGAAACCGGTATTCGTCACAGATTATCCGAAGGAGATCAAGGCCTTCTATATGAAGATGAACGAGGACAACAAGACGGTAGCCGCCATGGACTGCCTCGTACCGGGAATCGGCGAGATCATCGGCGGAAGCCAGAGGGAAGACGATTACGATAAACTGGTAGCCAGAATGGAAGAACTGGGCCTCAAGAAAGAAGATTACGGATTCTATCTGGATCTGAGAAAATACGGCTCCACAAGACATTCCGGTTTCGGCCTCGGATTTGAGCGCTGCGTTATGTACCTGACCGGCATCTCCAACATCCGTGACATTATTCCATTCCCAAGAACGGTTAACAACTGCGATCTTTAA
- a CDS encoding YjiH family protein yields the protein MESTKGKDNSAVLKFLLFSGIGAFMFFVNVRIGGVSVIPIQHIINLIKKLCGPVIPYFTLVMVMAGGIMPIMNGSYKKSMFNFVFTIIKLLGTVIGFMAVFNVGPAEVMRADMIPFLYNSVVIPIALMIPVTGIAYVLLLNFGLVEFISAFMQPIMRKIWKTPGESAIDAVVSFSGGYALAVLLTNDLYKKGVYSAKESVIIATGFSTVSISFLIVIANTLGFMEHWTLYFFACFFVTFLVTALTARIYPISKIPNEYYGKKAESTMDYSEPLLKRAYHAGVKQAREAKPLSYYLKDYYMGDAIKMSSSVTASILVIGLLGMLIAEYTPLFDVVGYLFYPVTWLLHLPEPMLAAKAAAIEIAEMFLPSMLVVESAMVTKFTIAVTSVSAILFFSASIPCLLSTDIPIKMKDIFLIWFERTVLSLIMAAAIGFIFF from the coding sequence ATGGAGAGTACAAAAGGGAAAGATAATTCAGCGGTTCTGAAATTTCTCCTTTTTTCAGGAATCGGGGCGTTCATGTTTTTTGTCAATGTAAGAATAGGCGGTGTGTCGGTGATACCGATTCAGCATATCATTAACCTGATTAAGAAGCTGTGCGGGCCTGTCATACCGTATTTTACACTGGTCATGGTCATGGCCGGCGGAATCATGCCGATTATGAACGGAAGCTATAAGAAATCAATGTTCAATTTTGTATTTACAATTATCAAACTGCTTGGTACAGTGATTGGATTTATGGCGGTTTTCAATGTAGGGCCGGCGGAGGTTATGCGTGCCGACATGATCCCGTTTTTATATAACAGTGTAGTTATACCGATCGCCCTGATGATTCCGGTGACCGGAATCGCCTATGTATTGCTTCTGAATTTCGGACTGGTAGAATTTATCAGCGCATTCATGCAGCCAATCATGAGAAAAATATGGAAAACGCCGGGGGAGAGCGCCATTGATGCGGTTGTATCATTCTCAGGCGGTTACGCCCTGGCGGTGCTTTTGACAAACGATCTGTACAAAAAAGGCGTGTACAGCGCAAAAGAGAGTGTGATTATAGCTACCGGATTTTCAACGGTATCCATCTCATTCCTGATCGTGATTGCAAATACTCTTGGTTTTATGGAGCACTGGACCCTGTATTTCTTTGCCTGCTTTTTTGTAACATTCCTTGTGACCGCTCTTACGGCCCGTATTTATCCGATATCAAAGATTCCGAACGAGTATTACGGGAAAAAGGCGGAAAGTACAATGGATTACAGCGAACCGCTTCTGAAACGCGCCTATCATGCGGGCGTGAAACAGGCCCGGGAGGCAAAACCATTATCCTACTATCTGAAAGATTACTATATGGGAGACGCTATCAAGATGTCTTCTTCCGTTACGGCCAGTATCCTGGTAATCGGCCTGCTCGGCATGCTGATCGCGGAATATACGCCTCTCTTTGATGTAGTCGGATATCTTTTTTACCCGGTAACGTGGCTTCTGCACCTGCCGGAACCGATGCTGGCCGCAAAGGCGGCAGCCATCGAGATTGCGGAGATGTTCCTGCCGTCCATGCTTGTGGTGGAGAGCGCAATGGTGACGAAGTTTACGATTGCAGTGACGAGTGTATCGGCCATTTTGTTTTTTTCGGCCTCCATTCCCTGTCTGCTGTCTACGGATATTCCGATTAAGATGAAGGATATCTTCCTGATTTGGTTTGAGAGGACGGTTCTGTCACTGATTATGGCTGCGGCCATCGGTTTTATTTTCTTCTGA
- a CDS encoding AAA family ATPase, producing MRFLDLYISGFGKFHNTSVSFEDGLNIVYGKNEAGKSTIHTFIRGMLFGIERQRGRAARTDIYSKYEPWENSGTYEGQLRLESDGIIYRIERSFQKNKKEFIIINETLGKEVEPTRAFMDELLGGLSETAYNNTISISQLKSATEDGMISELKNYIANMNTSGNMALNITKATSYLKGQKKQLETQLSPEAARTYTMLLSEIRNIEKEISSPEYENQMQEYVKKRDSVKEEIELNQHEKDELADKVLRGRQMLDDYEFSDEASIATYLNNAEEIYSYYTESKEVAESKSGKTLPVLLCVLAAALAIGSVYFLYWYFYPYNTLLPVLPAGVDPYTAGLALGAGAVLSLAGGLFTLFRRKRHIKEAKLCTATLSEIFKRHLGDSSITAEAMEALRTRLSEFTRLCQMMKKSEETLKLQTEKISALREQQNNCSEVIEQQQRIQWELEKKLEHLTDCKDRAAALKRIITENDRLRQDIAAIDLAQETMQELSMSIRDSFGLYLNKTTSELISEITGGIYTSISIDENLNAFLNTKKKLIPLEQVSSGTADQIYLALRLAAAKFIQNGDDRMPLVFDDSFVLYDDDRLRTALTWLSRAYDGQIIIFTCHKREARILKEAGVEHNLIQI from the coding sequence GTGCGTTTTCTGGATTTATACATAAGCGGATTTGGTAAATTTCATAATACGTCTGTCTCCTTTGAGGATGGCCTCAATATCGTCTATGGCAAAAATGAAGCCGGCAAGTCCACGATACACACCTTTATCCGCGGAATGCTCTTCGGCATTGAGCGCCAGAGAGGCAGAGCCGCAAGGACGGACATTTACAGCAAATATGAACCATGGGAGAACAGCGGCACCTATGAGGGCCAGCTCCGCCTGGAATCCGACGGCATCATTTACCGCATTGAACGGAGTTTTCAGAAGAATAAAAAAGAGTTTATCATTATCAACGAAACCCTGGGCAAAGAGGTGGAACCGACCAGGGCCTTTATGGACGAGCTGCTGGGAGGCTTAAGCGAGACGGCCTACAATAACACCATCAGCATCAGCCAGCTCAAAAGCGCCACCGAGGACGGAATGATTTCCGAACTTAAAAACTATATTGCCAACATGAACACCTCCGGCAATATGGCTCTGAATATCACAAAGGCAACCTCCTATTTAAAGGGGCAGAAGAAACAGCTGGAAACCCAGTTGAGCCCGGAGGCCGCCAGAACCTACACGATGCTCTTAAGCGAGATAAGGAACATTGAAAAAGAAATTTCCTCCCCCGAATACGAAAATCAGATGCAGGAATATGTGAAAAAGCGTGATTCCGTCAAGGAGGAGATCGAATTAAACCAGCATGAAAAGGATGAACTGGCCGATAAGGTTCTCCGCGGACGCCAGATGCTGGACGATTATGAGTTCTCGGATGAGGCCTCCATCGCCACCTATCTGAATAATGCGGAGGAGATTTACAGCTATTACACGGAATCAAAGGAAGTTGCCGAGAGCAAATCCGGGAAAACGCTTCCAGTCCTGCTCTGTGTTTTAGCCGCAGCACTGGCCATAGGCTCTGTATACTTCCTATACTGGTATTTTTATCCGTATAATACCCTGCTGCCGGTCCTGCCGGCCGGCGTCGATCCTTATACTGCCGGTCTGGCCCTGGGAGCCGGCGCGGTACTCTCACTTGCAGGAGGCCTGTTCACGCTGTTCCGCAGAAAGCGCCATATCAAGGAGGCCAAACTCTGCACGGCCACCCTGTCGGAGATTTTCAAGCGCCACCTGGGTGACAGTTCCATCACGGCCGAGGCCATGGAGGCGTTACGCACCCGCCTTTCCGAGTTTACAAGGCTCTGCCAGATGATGAAGAAATCGGAAGAGACCCTGAAGCTGCAGACCGAAAAAATTTCCGCCCTGCGCGAACAGCAGAATAACTGCAGCGAGGTCATTGAACAGCAGCAGCGCATCCAGTGGGAACTGGAGAAGAAGCTGGAGCACCTGACCGACTGCAAAGACCGGGCAGCCGCTCTTAAAAGGATAATCACGGAGAACGACAGGCTGCGCCAGGACATCGCCGCAATCGATCTGGCCCAGGAAACGATGCAGGAGCTTTCCATGTCCATCCGCGATTCCTTCGGACTCTATTTGAATAAGACCACTTCGGAGCTTATCAGTGAAATCACCGGCGGAATCTATACCAGCATCAGTATTGACGAAAACCTGAACGCATTCCTGAATACAAAGAAAAAGCTGATTCCCCTGGAACAGGTCAGCAGCGGAACCGCAGACCAGATTTATCTGGCGCTCCGGCTGGCTGCCGCCAAGTTTATCCAGAATGGGGACGACAGAATGCCCCTCGTCTTTGACGACAGCTTCGTACTCTACGATGACGACAGGCTGCGCACCGCCCTGACCTGGCTGTCCCGGGCCTACGACGGACAGATTATTATCTTCACCTGCCATAAGAGGGAAGCACGGATTCTGAAGGAAGCGGGAGTGGAACATAATCTGATTCAGATATAA
- a CDS encoding carbon-nitrogen hydrolase family protein — translation MENRFLNVSVMQHTISADLSTNLKVIGESVESLMMGYVRPELIVGVEFGISKSPISIDDEAIHFLADLAKKHRVYLVPGTFAEKSEELEEGGAYNTCPVFGPDGTMICRYRKKVPFRPGEMSVPSNEEDYCIFEIREKGITVGLQICYDQFFPEISRTLALKGAELILCPALDPIEYRHIPEILPRARALENELFYIWTCGTGQLGASTCCGNSVIVDPEGQILAKCPETPALVTKTLDFSQVELKREYGRDQHLNSLRYFNVQYPFAGRLNEAPVYQGAGSLTADRKEYEEKTRGVRMGNL, via the coding sequence ATGGAAAATCGTTTTTTAAATGTCTCCGTCATGCAGCATACGATATCGGCCGACTTAAGTACCAACCTTAAGGTGATTGGAGAATCTGTAGAGAGCCTGATGATGGGATATGTCAGGCCGGAACTGATTGTGGGTGTGGAGTTTGGAATCAGCAAGTCACCTATATCGATAGATGATGAGGCTATCCACTTCCTGGCAGATCTTGCAAAAAAACACCGTGTATACCTGGTTCCGGGGACGTTTGCGGAAAAGTCGGAGGAGCTGGAGGAGGGCGGGGCGTACAATACGTGCCCAGTTTTTGGACCAGACGGCACCATGATTTGCCGGTACAGAAAGAAAGTTCCGTTCCGCCCGGGGGAGATGTCAGTGCCCAGCAATGAGGAGGACTACTGCATTTTCGAAATCCGGGAGAAGGGGATTACGGTAGGGCTTCAGATATGTTATGATCAGTTTTTCCCGGAGATTTCGAGGACTCTGGCCCTGAAGGGCGCGGAACTGATTCTATGTCCGGCGTTAGATCCGATCGAATACCGTCACATTCCGGAAATCCTGCCGAGAGCCAGGGCACTGGAAAATGAACTGTTTTATATCTGGACATGCGGCACGGGGCAGCTTGGGGCATCGACATGCTGCGGAAACTCGGTGATTGTGGATCCGGAAGGACAGATCCTCGCTAAATGTCCCGAGACTCCCGCACTGGTGACAAAGACGTTAGACTTCTCCCAGGTGGAGCTTAAGAGGGAGTACGGGAGGGACCAGCATCTGAATTCGCTCAGATATTTTAATGTACAATATCCGTTTGCCGGCCGGCTCAACGAGGCTCCCGTCTATCAGGGAGCGGGCAGTCTGACGGCGGACAGAAAAGAATATGAGGAAAAGACACGTGGAGTAAGGATGGGAAATTTGTAA